Within the Pseudomonas guangdongensis genome, the region CTTGCGGCGCTCCAGCCGCCGCCCGTCCCGGCCACACGACCCGAGTTCCGATGCGCATCGTTCCCCGCTCCCTGCCGTCCGTCCTGCCCGACCTGGGCGACCTGCCGCCGCTGCTGACCCGCCTGTACGCCGCCCGCGGCGTGCAGTCCGCCGCCGAGCTGGACAAGGCGCTGGCGCGGCTGATCCCGTACCGCGAGCTGAAGGGCATCGACGCCGCGGTCGAACTGCTGGTGACGGCGCTGGAAAGCCGTCAGCGCATGCTGATCGTCGGCGATTTCGACGCCGACGGCGCCACCGCGAGCAGCGTCGGCGTGCTGGCGCTGCGCATGCTCGGCGCCGCCCACGTCGACTACCTGGTGCCCAACCGCTTCGAGTACGGCTACGGCCTGACTCCGGAGATCGTCGCGGTGGCGCTGGACAAGCGCCCCGAACTGCTGATCACCGTCGACAACGGCATTTCCAGCATCGACGGCGTGGCGGCGGCCAAGGCGGCGGGCCTCAAGGTGCTGGTCACCGACCACCACCTGCCCGGCCCGGAGCTGCCGGCGGCCGATGCTATCGTCAATCCCAACCAGCCGGGCTGCGGCTTCCCGAGCAAGGCGCTGGCCGGGGTCGGGGTGATCTTCTATGTACTGCTGGCCCTGCGCGCGCGGCTGCGCGAGCTGGACTGGTTCGCCCGCGCAGGCATTGCCGAACCGAACCTGGCCGAGCTGCTCGACCTGGTGGCCCTCGGCAGCGTCGCCGACGTGGTGCCGCTGGACGCCAACAACCGCATCCTGGTTCACCAGGGCCTGGCGCGCATCCGCGCCGGGCGGGCGCGGCCGGGGCTGCGCGCGCTGCTCGAGGTGGCCGGCCGCGACCACCGGCGCATCACCTCCACCGATCTCGGCTTCATCCTCGGCCCGCGCCTGAATGCCGCCGGCCGGCTGGACGACATGAGCCTCGGCATCGAGTGCCTGCTGTGCGAGGACGAGGCGCTGGCCCGCGACATGGCCCAGCAGCTCGATCAGCTCAACCACGACCGCAAGGCCATCGAGCAGGGCATGCAGCGCGAGGCGCTAGCCCAGCTCAAGGAGCTGAAAGTCGAGGAGCTGCCGTTCGGCCTGTGCCTGTTCGACGCCGACTGGCACCAGGGGGTGATCGGCATCCTCGCCTCGCGCCTCAAGGAGCGTTACCACCGGCCGACCATCGCCTTTGCCGATGCCGGCGACGGCGTGCTCAAGGGTTCGGCGCGCTCGATCCCCGGCTTCCACATCCGCGATGCGCTGGACGCGGTGGCGGCCCGCCATCCGGGGCTGATCAGCAAGTTCGGCGGCCACGCCATGGCCGCCGGCCTGTCGCTGCCGCAGGCCAACTTCGGTGCCTTCGCCGCCGCCTTCGACGCCGAGGTGCGCCGCCAGCTGGTCGAGGACGACCTCGCCGGGCGCCTGCTCACCGACGGCTCGCTGGCCGCCGAGGAGTTCCGCCTGGATCTCGCCCAGCAGCTGCGCCACGCCGGTCCCTGGGGCCAGCACTTCCCCGAGCCGCTGTTCCACGGCGTGTTCGAGATCGTCCAGCAGCGCATCGTCGGCGAGCGCCATCTCAAGCTGGTGCTGAAGAGCGAATGCGGTCGCGCCCAGCTCGACGCCATCGCCTTCAACGTCGACCGCGAACTGTGGCCCAACCCGACGATCCGCTGGGCCGAGGTGGCCTACCGGCTGGACGTCAACGAGTACCGTGGCCAGGAAAGTGTGCAGCTGATGGTCGCCCATCTCGAACCGCGCTGAGCCAGCCTCGGAGGCTGCGGGCCCTCGGGCGCCCGACCGCTCCGCGCATGCCCTCTTGATTCTGCGCCCGGGCGGCGCAATATCCTCGGGATAGCGGACGATTCGTGGAGCCCTGCCATGATCCAGCTGTTCCAGCCGCTGACCCTGCGGCAACTGACCCTGCCCAACCGCATCGCGGTGTCGCCGATGTGCCAGTACAGCGCCCGCGACGGCCTGGCCAACGACTGGCACCTGGTCCACCTTGGCAGCCGCGCCACCGGCGGCGCCGGACTGGTGATCGCCGAAGCCACCGCGGTGGCGCCCGAGGGGCGTATCAGCCCGCAGTGCCTGGGGCTGTGGTGCGACGCGCAGATCGAGCCGCTGCGGCGCATCACCCGCTTCATCGACAGCCAGGGCGCGGTGGCCGGCATCCAGCTCGGCCATGCCGGGCGCAAGGCCGGCGTGTGGCGACCGTGGGCCGGGCGCAGCGGCGCGCTGCCGCTGGACGACGGCGGCTGGACGCCCCTGGCGCCCTCGGCGCTGCCTTTCGCTGCCGACCATCACACGCCCCGTGCGATGAGCCGTGCGCAGATCGCCACGCTGATCGCCGACTTCGCCAGCGCCGCCGGGCGCGCCCGGGCGGCCGGATTCCGGGTGGTGGAGATCCACGCGGCCCACGGCTACCTGCTGCACCAGTTCCTCTCGCCGCTGAGCAATGTCCGCGACGACGACTACGGCGGCAGCTTCGCCAACCGTACCCGCCTGCTGCTGGAGGTGGTCGAGGCGGTGCGCGCGGTGTGGCCGGCAGAGCTGCCTTTGCTGGTACGCCTGTCGGCCACCGACTGGCTGGACGGCGGCTGGAGCGAGCCGGAAACGGTCGAGCTGGCGCGGCTGCTCAAGGCGCGCGGGGTCGACCTGATCGACCTGTCCAGCGGCGGCCTGGCGCCCGGCGCGCAGATCCCGCTGGGGCCGGGCTACCAGGTGCGCTTCGCCGAGCGGGTGCGCCACGAGGCGCAGATCGCCACCGGCGCGGTCGGGCAGATCAGCGAGCCGGCGCAGGCCGAGCAGGTGCTGCGCTGCGGTCAGGCCGATCTGGTCCTGCTGGCCCGCGAGCTGCTGCGCGATCCCTACTGGCCGCTGCACGCCGCCGAGGCGCTCGGCCACCGGCTGGCCTGGCCGGCGCAGTACGTGCGCGCCGCCCGCCAGGACACACCGATCCACGACTCCACCGCCGGGCTGGACTGAGCGGTCACATCGCCTTGCACTTTTGCGCGGCTTCGCGCTGCCCGGCGCGCAGCGCCCTCGGCATAATCGCCCGATCTTCAGCGGAGAACTCCCATGGACACACGCAGTCTGCTCGACCAGTTGCTCAAGGCCGCCCCCGGCCTGCTGGGCAGCGCCGGTTCATCATCGAAGTCGCGCCCCGCCGGGCGACCGGACGGCAAGGAAGGCAAGGGCGGCAAGGGCGGCAAGGACAGCGGGCTGGGCAGCCTGCTGTCCGGCGCGGCCGGCGGCGGTCTGGCGGCCGGCGCCATCGGTCTGCTGCTGGGCAGCAAGAAGGCGCGCAAGTACGGCGGCAAGGCGCTGACCTACGGCGGCCTGGCGGCGCTCGGGGTGATGGCCTACAAGGCCTATGGCAACTGGCAGAAGCAGCAGGGCGCCAGCCAGCCGGCCACCGCGCCGCAGACCCTCGACCGCCTGCCGCCGGCGCAGGTCGAGCAGCACAGCCATGCGATCCTCCAGGCGCTGATCGCCGCGGCCAAGGCCGACGGGCACATCGACGCGCGCGAGCGCGAGCTGATCGACGCCGAGGTCGCGCGTCTGAGCGGCGATGCGCAGCTGCTGGCCTGGATCGACGGCGAGCTGAACCGCCCGCTCGATCCGGCGGCGGTGGCCCGCGCCGCGCAGACCCCGGAGATGGCCGCCGAGATGTACCTGGCCAGCCGCCTGCTGATCGACGAGGAAAACTTCATGGAGCGCGCCTACCTAGACGAGCTGGCCCGCCAGCTGCGTCTCGACCCGGCGCTGCGCGGCGAGCTGGACCGTCAGGTGGCCGAGGCCGGTTAGCCGGCGTCGCGGTACTCGGGCAACTGGCCGAGGCGCTGCTTGAGGAAATCCACCAGCAGGCGGACCTTGGGCGACAAGCCGCGCTGCGGCGGATACAGCGCCCAGACCGCGGTATTCGGCGGGCGATGCTGTTCCAGCAGGGCGACCAGCGCGCCGCTTCTCAGGTGCTCCAGCACGTAGTAGTCGGGCAGCTGGCACAGGCCGAAGCCGCGCAGCGCCGCGTCGAGCACCGCCGCGCCGCTGTTGCAGCGCCAGTTGCCCTGCACGCGCAGCTGGGTTTCCTGGCCGTGTTCGGCGAACACCCAGTGGTCGCTGCTGCCGATCAGGCAGTTGTGCCGGGCCAGGTCGGCCAGGCTGCGCGGCTCGCCGGCGCGTTCGAGGTAGGCCGGCGCGGCGCACAGGTACATCTCGCGCGGCGCCAGGCGGGTGGCCACCAGCCGCTCGGCGTTCAGGCGACCGAGGCGCACGGCCAAGTCGAGGCCTTCGTGGAGCAGGTCGAG harbors:
- a CDS encoding LysR family transcriptional regulator, giving the protein MSQWDGLDEFVAVAECGQFTAAAERLGVSSSHVSRRIAQLEERLQSRLLHRSTRRVSLTEAGQIFLQHCRSLQDAREDAWRAVGDLSAEPKGLLRMTCGVAYGERFVVPLVNQFMARHPQLRVDIQLSNRTLDLLHEGLDLAVRLGRLNAERLVATRLAPREMYLCAAPAYLERAGEPRSLADLARHNCLIGSSDHWVFAEHGQETQLRVQGNWRCNSGAAVLDAALRGFGLCQLPDYYVLEHLRSGALVALLEQHRPPNTAVWALYPPQRGLSPKVRLLVDFLKQRLGQLPEYRDAG
- a CDS encoding tellurite resistance TerB family protein encodes the protein MDTRSLLDQLLKAAPGLLGSAGSSSKSRPAGRPDGKEGKGGKGGKDSGLGSLLSGAAGGGLAAGAIGLLLGSKKARKYGGKALTYGGLAALGVMAYKAYGNWQKQQGASQPATAPQTLDRLPPAQVEQHSHAILQALIAAAKADGHIDARERELIDAEVARLSGDAQLLAWIDGELNRPLDPAAVARAAQTPEMAAEMYLASRLLIDEENFMERAYLDELARQLRLDPALRGELDRQVAEAG
- the recJ gene encoding single-stranded-DNA-specific exonuclease RecJ, with the translated sequence MRIVPRSLPSVLPDLGDLPPLLTRLYAARGVQSAAELDKALARLIPYRELKGIDAAVELLVTALESRQRMLIVGDFDADGATASSVGVLALRMLGAAHVDYLVPNRFEYGYGLTPEIVAVALDKRPELLITVDNGISSIDGVAAAKAAGLKVLVTDHHLPGPELPAADAIVNPNQPGCGFPSKALAGVGVIFYVLLALRARLRELDWFARAGIAEPNLAELLDLVALGSVADVVPLDANNRILVHQGLARIRAGRARPGLRALLEVAGRDHRRITSTDLGFILGPRLNAAGRLDDMSLGIECLLCEDEALARDMAQQLDQLNHDRKAIEQGMQREALAQLKELKVEELPFGLCLFDADWHQGVIGILASRLKERYHRPTIAFADAGDGVLKGSARSIPGFHIRDALDAVAARHPGLISKFGGHAMAAGLSLPQANFGAFAAAFDAEVRRQLVEDDLAGRLLTDGSLAAEEFRLDLAQQLRHAGPWGQHFPEPLFHGVFEIVQQRIVGERHLKLVLKSECGRAQLDAIAFNVDRELWPNPTIRWAEVAYRLDVNEYRGQESVQLMVAHLEPR
- a CDS encoding NADH:flavin oxidoreductase/NADH oxidase is translated as MIQLFQPLTLRQLTLPNRIAVSPMCQYSARDGLANDWHLVHLGSRATGGAGLVIAEATAVAPEGRISPQCLGLWCDAQIEPLRRITRFIDSQGAVAGIQLGHAGRKAGVWRPWAGRSGALPLDDGGWTPLAPSALPFAADHHTPRAMSRAQIATLIADFASAAGRARAAGFRVVEIHAAHGYLLHQFLSPLSNVRDDDYGGSFANRTRLLLEVVEAVRAVWPAELPLLVRLSATDWLDGGWSEPETVELARLLKARGVDLIDLSSGGLAPGAQIPLGPGYQVRFAERVRHEAQIATGAVGQISEPAQAEQVLRCGQADLVLLARELLRDPYWPLHAAEALGHRLAWPAQYVRAARQDTPIHDSTAGLD